CGAATTTAACCGCAGCCTTGATTTCATCGGCGGTCAAGGTCGTCCCGAATTTCGGCATGCGCGTGTCTTTGCCGTTGGTGATGGTTTCAATCAATTGTTCATCGGTGCGCGACTGCTGCCATTCGGGGTCCGTCCAATCCGGAGTACCTGAGGCTACACCGGCGCCGTCTTCCCCGTGACAAAACACGCAGCCATTCTTTTTGAACAACTCGGTGAAGTCAATCGGCTTCGGCGGCGCGGCGGGCTTGGCCGGTTTCGTTGTCGCAGCGGCTGCCGGCGTCACTTCACCGTCGGTTTTCGTGCCGTAAATCTTCGCCAAGTAATCGCCGATAAGCTGCGCCTCCGCATCGTTGATCCAACTGCGATGGCGCACCGACATGCGCTTGACGAGAATTTTCCACTCGTGCTCGGTGCGGCGCTGCGCAAAGGCGCGGTCGAGATTGTGGCATTTCGAGCATTTGGTGAGCAGCATGGTCTCGACCTGCACCGGTGTTACCTGCTCGGTCTTGTTGATGTTTTGCCGCTCGCTGAGAAAATAGACGATCTGCTCCACTTGATCTGGCGCCAGCCAGGTGGGATCGCGTTCCTGCATGCGATTCACCGTTTCCTGCCAGCCTTCCGGCGTCTTGACCATCGCGAAAACGCGCGTGAGATCGTGGCACTTGTTGCATTTTTGGATGACCAGCTCGCGGCCCACGTCAATATCGAGATAAGCGGCGGAGGGATCGATGCTGCTAATGTATTTCCCGGTCAGGCTTTTGAGAAAATAGTAACCGCCGGTGATGGTGACCAACGTGATGGAGATGATTAAAATACTCACGCCCATCGGCAAAACGTGATTGAAGGCTTTGGGATAGAAACGCACGATTAAAATTTTCACGAACAGCAACGGCAGAAGCGAGATGGCCAACACCCAGTGAATGATCGACTTTGCATCGAGTGGCACGTTCGCTTGAATCACCTTGCGCGTCATGATGACGAGCATAACGAGGTAAATGGCCACAAAAAGATAGCCGTTGATGCGGTGCAGCAGCGAAAGTTTCTCGGGGTTGAATTTTGGTTTCTGTCGGCCGGTGACCTCCAACATCAGCCAGACTTGAATTGCTGCAATGATCACGAACAAATAACCCAGCGCCGAAGTGAGTTGTGGACCCATCGTCTTCTCCTTGGTTGTGTAAATTTTGATGTGTCTAACCGCTATCGCATGTCATGATAATCAGGACGGCGTCATATTATAATCTTTGATTTAAAAAAATGCAAATATTTTTTAACACCATCGTGAAAAGCCTGTACGGTGTCCATTTAAATTTCAGACCGGACTCCAATCGGTGTTTACAAAAGCCGTCAAGCCGATGGGGAGAGGTTTGTGGAGTTTGCCCCAATAAAATTTTTTAAAAAATTTTTGTAAAAAATGCTTGACTTTTATTGGGGCTTTCTATATATTGATAATGTTTGATTGAGATAAAAATGGCGTGCTGTACGAGTTGTTTCGATACAAACTACGAGATCCCCCCCCAGTCTCGTAAGTTTGAACCGGGTTATCGGAGCGACAAACGGCGGCGCGCCTTTATTTTTTGGAAGAACGCCATCTCAACTTAAAGTTGCGGATGGCGTTTTAGTTTCGAACCTAACTGCAAGACGATCAGCATGAACAGCATCCCTAAAATGACTCCGCCAATTCCGACAATCGGAAAAAGCACAAAAGGTCGCGCTGATTGGACTGTGAATTGCAAAAGAGTTAAGACCGGATAGAAGCCGAGCGTCGCCAGTGTGATGATCCAAATTAATCGCGGCGAAACAGATTTGTAACGACGGCGGCAAAGCAGGCCAAACGACCCGAGCAGAATACTGCAGCCACCGGTCGCAAGCAGAGTCACCGCCAAAGCCCGATGATGCGGAAAGTCTTGCAACAAGTCAATTCCGTTTGCCGAAGTTTTCCATAAGCTCGCCAAATTTTGCCAGGAGTATTGCCACCGCAGGATTTGGCGCTGAAAGTTTTCTTGTTTCAGTGTAAAATCAAAAGGCGGCAGCGCGATCAAAGTTTGCGCCAGCAAAACTGTGAACCAAGCGACAATTAACCGGCGCGTGTCAAAAATACGCCGAATCTTGTTTCGCGTCGCGCCGATCAATCCAGGTTTAGCCAGCGCGAGTTTAACGCCGATAGAGGCGCCGGTGAAATTCATCATCAGATCATTCACCGAGGTTATCCGGCGGTCCAAAGCCAACTGCAAAATTTCAATTGCACCGCTGTAAAGCAAACCTGCGAGCAGGGAGGGGCGCACACTGATGTTATCGCCCGCTTCGCGGGTGCGGCGAAGCATCCGCCAATGCTGTAAAAAAAATCCGAACGGCACAAATAATAAAATGTTGCCGGCGGCATCGGCGAGCGAAAGCAAGCCGCCATCGTTATCCATAAACGGAATCCATTCGCTGCGCTCACCGCGATGACGCAAACCGGAGAGTGTTAGATCGACTCGAAATGGAATTGCGGTTTGATAAAGAATAAAAAACGCGCACAGCAGGAATAACATACCTGTTGCGGCGCGGTTGGCATCTCGCCATTGATCGCCGGTTTTCGAGGGCTTCACGGCTACTCCTTGAACGCCTCTTTGAATCGTCATCACTCATCTTATTATTTGATCAAGGCAATCTTCTGCGTCGCTGTTTGTTGCCGGCCGTTTTGAAAAACAATCTTCATCGACAGCAAATAAATTCCATTGGGCATCGTCGCGCCGAAGTCGTTTTTGCCATCCCAAAGCAAAACATGGGCGCCGGCCGGTTGTTTGCCGTTTTGCAATGAACGCACGCGGCGGCCAAGAAAATCGTAAACCGCCGCGGTCACAACAGCTTCGGCTGGCAAAGAGTAGCGCGATTGTGTGATCGTCTTCGAACCGGCGGCTCGCAGCGGATTGGGATAAGTCGATGACAAAGTAAAATCTTTTGTGACCTCGGACTTTGGACTTGTGACATTAACCGGCAGCGAGCCGTCGAGAACGACGTGGCGCGCGAGCACGCTGCCAAATTCATCGACGATTTCCATTCGTACCGAATCGGCGGCAAAAACAGTGAGGCGGCCATAAGCGTTGTTGAAATTCGAGCTCATCAAGGTTTGGCCGCCGCGATTCCAAATTCGAACGCCCAAAAGCTCCAAGAGCGCGACGATTCTCGAATTTGTGATGTCAAGCCCGCCGGCCATGATTTCTGGCACACCGGCGTTGGCGCCGTCGTCAATCGCCGCCGTGTGCGTGTCTCCGCTGAGTATGATCACATTTTTAATTCGATTTTCAAAAATAAAACGCAACAGCTCTTGTTGCTCCTTTTCAAATCCGATCCATTTGTCGAGCAGTTCGACGGCGATGAAGAGGCCCGTCACCTGCCCAAAGCCGGGAACAAAAACCACACTGTCTTGCGCTGCCAAAGCCAAATCGAGCGCCCGCCGCAAGCTGCGATTAAAAGGCACCGAAGTGACAACAAACTTCCAATCCGCTGTTGAAGCGCGCAATTCCCGTTGCAGCCACTGGCGTTGATTTTCGCCGAACAGCGTTGAATCTCCGGCCAAAATCGAATGCCGCTGATTATCCGGGATAAATTCAAACTTGCCGGTTGCCGGATTTCGGCGCAAGGCATTCATGTTGGGGCTGCGCTGCGAGCGCGTATCGAGCATGAAAAAATCGGCGTTGCCATACGTAAACTTGTGCCAGATGCCGCCGTTGGGATTGGCGAGTGGATAGCCGGGAAAGAGTTGTTGATAACCGCGAATGCTGTTCAACCGCGCCTGCGGCGGCGCCGGAATCTCACGGGCGCGCGCCGCGTCGTTGGCCGTAAACGCCGAGGCATTGTTGTTCATATAATCGTGATCGTCGTACACATAATCAACCGGCGCCACCCGCAGCAGCCGCTGCAGCGCATAAGTGGAATCGTATTTGGCACGATAACTCTCTTGGATGCGGCTCATGTCCAAGCTGAAAAATCGCGTCGAGTCTTTCATCGTGTCGGTGGTGTCGGGATAGCCCCAATCGCCGATTTGCAAAAAGAAGCACGGCCGATCGTTTGCCATTTGGGTGAAAACCCGTCCGGCGCCCGGAGAATTTTGCCACGGGCGGTTTTGTTGGCACGAGCCAAAGGTAAAAAGAAAAGGCACGCGCGCGCCCGGCGGCGGAAAGGTGCGAAATTGACGAACCTCGCCAACCGGCGCGCCATTGACCACGGCGCGGTAAAAATACAGTATATCGGCGACGAGATTAGTGGCATCGATCAGCACGGCAAAATCATTCGCCGCCTCGGCAACCCGCTCGCTGCCAAATAAACTCGCTGAAAAGTTTTGGGAAGTTGAAAGTTCAACGTTGACTCTCGCCGTCGTATCCACCCGCACATAAAAGCGCGCCGAAGCCGGCGTGACGCCGCCGGCGAAGGGACCGTGCGTGAGTTTCTGCGCAAACAACGACTGGATGAAGAGTAACATGGCCGCCAAGAACAGCTGAGTGATTTTGCCTGAGACAGAATATCTTGTAAGCATGGAAATTTCCCTCAAATCATGGAGTAACCAAATCATTAATACGCTGATGTCATTTGAAATGAATCTTTTTTTCTATGCAAGGCATTCGTTGGGAATAAAAAGATTTTTCCGAAACGACATTTTTTGCAGTTATTTTTTCATTGCGAGCTTATTAATTATTGCCGATAATCACGCTGCAAAAGCGTCCGGATCTTTTCCGCTTTGTTGCGGCCGATACCGGCAACTTCCATCAGCTCCTTCGGCGCCGCGCTGAAAACCGCTTGCAGGCTGCCAAATTGTTTGAGCAGGGATTTGGCCAGATTCGGTCCGATTCCCGGGATGGTCTCGAGAATATATCGTTGCGTCGTTGCCGGCGAGGAGGATCGACGCTTGGCGTGCAACGAAAACTCCTGCGCTTTGTCGCGGTGCACGAGCTGCGCCATCGCCAGCAACAGTTCTATCGTCTCGGCGGAGTTTTCGGAATGCAGAATCGGAATGCGATTGAGCACGGACACGTAAAGCATGGCCCCGCGCAGCGCGCTCGGATGAATTTCGCGGCTGGGGGTGTCACATTTTTCAATCAGCAAAATCGGGCAAGGGAAATTCATGCGGAGTGCACCGACTTGCGCAAACAGCCGTTTGTCAAAAATGGATTGAATGAAATCCGCCATGGTTTTGCGCTCGATGGCGATTTTCGGCGTCAACAGATAATCTCCGACTTCCAAACGCTTGAGCCGCACTTCCAACCCTTTTTCACTGAGGGCGCGAGGAATACCGGAGGCGCGCTCGCGCAGATCTGCGGTGATGGCGAGATGAGGTCCTCGTTGTCCGTTTCCGGATATTGGATCGTGACCAATCATTTTCAACCGTTCTGCGTTAGCTCTTTGAAAAGTACAAGCAAAAATAACAGCTGGAAAGTTGCAAAGCAAGCAAAATAAAAAACGAAATCGATTTAGGCAAACACGCCACACTGTGGCGTGGGTTCACACTTGCAATTTGATTCTGCAGATAGTGGAATAAGCATAATTTTATAAAAATTGGCCGTTGTGTGCTGCTTCCCCAAAGTGGCACAGCGATTGAATTCCTCTTCCCGAAGCCGATTCGAAATTCGGCAAAAATTTAACTTAACGTTTTGGAGGCAATTATGAAACGAAACAGGAAGAGTTGTTGGATTGTGTTGGCGATTATTGGCGTCTTCGCGCTGATGAGCTGCGAGAAAAACCCGGCCAGCCCGAGTTCGCCAACCCAAAAAGATTCGTTCGCAAAAACAGCGGCGAGCACCGGCGTCGAAGTTTATCGCAACATACAAACTTTCGAGCAGATCGCAAAGGCCATGGCCGGCCCCGGCGCGCTCGGCATCATCAAACTGCCGGCAGTCGGCAGTCTGCAAAAAAGCGGCGCCAATTTTCGGCAAGCGCTTCTGCCTTTTTATCAGCACGCTCAAACGCTTACGCAACGGGCGTCCCGCTTGCAGAAAACCAACGGCGACAGCATACTTTTGGATCAACGCTGGACCGATCCGCAAACCGGCATCGCATATCATCTGTGGATCAGCTACAACACGGTGAGCGGCAAAGCGACGGTGTACACGGTTGCCACGAAACATCCGAGCCGCAGCCCGCTTGCACGCGATTCGACGCGCCTCGTGGTCGATACGAATTTTACCATCGCCGATAACAAAGATGACGTGGTCGAGTTGTTGGAAAATGCGAAAGATTATCGCGCCGGTTATCGCTTGCGCTACGAAGAAGGGCGCATCATTCCCGACAAATACCAGCCCGGCAGCGAGCCGAAAGGCGGGGTGATCGAAGCCAAGAGCCTCCATGCTTCCGGGCAGGATACCACTGAAGTGCAGCAGCGGCTCGAATATCACGAAACCGCCAACCCGGTCGGCAGTTGGGTGAAAACCGTGAGCTTCCGCGACGGCACGCATTACAGTGAAGACATCACCTTCCGTCCCCACAGCGTCATTTTCAACATTGCCTATCGCGACGGCACGCGCGAGCAGGGCCAATTCAATTCGCCGGACGAAAATCATCTCTTCTTTGAAAAACGCGTGGCGTATCCGTCCGGCTCCGATCCGCGCTCGATTTTTGAGAAGGGCGATTTTTCACGCAATCCGGCGGATAACTCCGGCACGGCCAATTTCACGCGCGAAGAATTTTTCGCCGACGGCAGTTCCAAACGCCGCAGCGTCAACATCAACGCCTCGAAGCAAAACGGCTTTGTCCGTCTTGAAGTGACGGAGAGCAACAGCGACGGCACCGGCGGCAGTTGGACTTTGCAGGACGGCCCGGCCAAAGCCGGTTTGAAAGGCAACTGGATCAATGAGCAAAAGCAATATATTTTGTTCGACGGCGCTTTTTATAAAGACGGCAGCGGCGATCTGCATATCGAGGTGTACGCCTCAAAAGAGGCCTACGACAAAGGCGAGCCGCCCATTTTCAAAGCCGATCTGCATTTCAGGCCTGATGGCTCGGGCAGCGGCACGATCACGAGCAAAGACGGCATCTCGCAGTTCTCCTTCAGCGCGAATGGGACGCCGCGAAGCTAATTGAGTTTTGTCTCTCACGCGGGCTTGCGGAGTTGTATCTGCGCAAGCCCGCGTCATTTTATCATGCGCGTGCCAAAATCTTCCTGCAGCTCATTGAATCGCTTTTTTCAAATTGCGCTCAATTTGCGCAGCGATCAATTTCAGTTGTTCAAGAGTATCTTTCGGAACGCGAATTGAGACCATCTTGGAAGGGCGGCGATGCAAAACAAGATCAAGCTTCTTCATAGAGTTCTCTCTCATGTTTTGTATCCTTGCGCGCTGAAATTATTCTCGTAAACATGCCCCGCTCAACGTATACGACAAACAATAATCTCCGTTTTCGTGAAAAGCCGAGTACAAATTCTCGGTATTCATTTTCGGACGAAGCCTCGCCTAGTTGACGGAAGGGATCAAAAAATACTTCGCAAGCTTCATAAAAAGATACGCCATTTCAAGAAAGTAAATGGCATCCATATCGTTAATATGGGATTATGTATATACAAAGTCAATACAAAAATCAAGTCCAAAATTTTATTCTCACAAGAGAATTGGCTGATTTTTACCATTCCGGCAAACAAAATCTATTTGCGCCCTTGAAAAATTTTTCTATTTTATAACCAGCATGAAATTTTCAATTCCCCAAAAATCCGGCGTTTGTCTTCTTCTCGCGGTTTTGCTCATGGCGCCGTCGGTTCTCTCGCAAGAGCTTGTCATCGAGCGGATCGATATTCTCGGCGCGCGCAAAACCAAACCGCACGTTATTCACCGGTATTTGAATTTTCGCGAGGGGGATCGCATTACACCCGGGCTGATTGATGATAATTTTCAAGCCTTGCTCGCCACTAATTTTTTTAAACAGGTCAAATTTAGCACCGCGCCGGGCAGCGAAAAGGAAAAAGTGATCGTTATAATCGAAGTGCAGGAGCGCCGGTTGCCGACGCTGGAGTTTGCCGGCGGTTACAGTGAGCTTGACGGCTGGTACATTTCTCCCATCGGCGTACGCTACGACAATCTTTTGGGCACCGGCCACGATCTCGGCTTGCGTTTGATCATCGGTGACCGCGCTGGCGGCGCGAATTTCCGTTTCGTTCAACCTGAAGTTTTAAAGCGCCGCTTAAACTTTCAAGTCGACTTCGATGTGCTTGGCCGTGACGTGATTCATTACTTCGACCGGCGTGAGGCGTTTCAGCGGGTTTCATCCGGGAGTTTGCGCTTCGGCCTCGGCGGCGCGCGCGGCCTGGCCAAATATTTTTCCGCCGGCTATCAAGCCACCACCTTTGAGCCGGACAGCACGGCGAATTTTGTTGCGCGGGACAGCGCGACGAGCTCCTTTCCGCTGGTCATTGCCCAAAGCCTCGGCAAAAAAAAGCTCAGCCTGTTCTGGCTGCGACTGCACGCCGATACGCGCGATAATACTTTTTTTCCGCGTCATGGCCTTTGGGGCGCGTTCACCATTGAAGCTGCTGATGAGAGTTTTGGCGGAGAACTAAAATTCACTCGCGCTATTTTAGACGGCCGTTGGTATCAAAATCTCGGCGCCGGTGTGCTGGCGTTGCGTTTAAAAACGGCGACAACTTCTCAGACAACGCCATTTTACGAACGTTTTTATCTCGGCGGCGCCTACTCGTTGCGCGGCTTTGCCGAGCGCAGCTTGACGCCGGTGGGATATGGAACGCGGCTTTTTCTCGGCAGCGTCGAATGGCGGATTCCATTTGGCGGCCGCAACCCGCAAAAGCCGGGGCTGATCGGTGCGGTCTTTTTTGACGCCGGCAGTATCGGCACGCCGGCAACAAAACGCCGCCACGACAAGACCTTCACCACCTTGGGCTTCGGCTTCCGCTGGAAAATTCCGGTTGTCGGTTTGCTGCGCTTTGACTTTGCTTATCCGACGAAACGGCCGGATGATTTCAGATTTCATCTTGCCGTCGGACATCCATTTTGAGCAATCATGCGCCGCTTCGTGAAAATAAAAATTTTGTTCTTTCTACTGCTTGCCGCGCCAGCGATGGCGCAGACGCCGCGCATCGTTTCTCTGGCCGCCAAACCCCTCGACCGCAATCTCGCGGTTGTTGTGCACCTCGCTGAGGTATTCTCGCCCAAAATCACCGGCACGATTCGCAGCGGCATGCCGGCCGTCATCCGTTTTGATTTTCGTTTGATCGAAGAGCCGGATCGTGAAGTGCAGCAGGCGGCGCGGTCGCTGCACATCCTTTATGATCTGTGGAACGAGCGTTATCGGCTGCAATTCAACGGTCGCGAGCGATTCGTTTCCGGCTTTGCCGAGATGCAAAAAATTTGTGAAACCATCGCCGATTCAAGTTTGCTGCCGCTCAATCGGCTGTCTGCGCAAAAAAGTTACCGCCTGCGTTTGCAGGTTGCCGTCATTCCGATCAGCACGCGACAAAGCCAGCAACTGCAAGATTGGCTCGAAGCCTCCGATGCAACAGAAGAGTCGGCCCCCGGCGAAGATCGCGCCGCCGGATTCCGTTTTAACATCAGCAAATTTCTTTCCTTCTTCGTTGGAAAAAAGCAGCGGTCTTTCGGCGCTTCCGAGTGGGTTGCTTCGCCGCCGTTTCGTTTAGAGCAACAATGAAAAGCTTGCGCGCAAAATTTATCGCCATCTTTTTGCTGGTAACGCTTCTTCCGCTCCTGCCGTTGGCCTGTCTCGCCGAATTTTTTTTGGAAAAAACGATCGGCATCGTTTTGCAGAAACCGCTGGCCGAAGGATTGAGCGGCGCGTTGGAATTGGTGAGCGAGCAAATGAACGCCGAATCGCGAGCGCTTGCCGCGCGCATGCAGTCGGTCAAAAATTTCATGCAAAATAAAAAGACAAAATATTGGGAGGGGGAGATGCAAAGTTCGACGGCCTTATCCGATTCAATTCGATTTGCCATCGTCGACGCCAGTGGTGTCACTCTGAAAAGCTGGCCGCAAAGCGCGGCAATCAAATTTGAAAAAAGCATTTTGCAAAACGCGTTGCCGGCTGATTCGCTTGTTAACGCCGGCACGGATAGCGCCGCGGTAAGGCTGGCACTAAGGCTGCGACGCGAGGTGCAGCCAGCCGAATGGTTGATAGGGGAAAAGGCCATTTCTGAAAAAACCCGGCAACGATTCAAAGCCATCGTCTCGGCGGCGCAGATGCGCCAATATCTTGAGTTGAACGAATCCGAATTGCGGCAAAGCTTGCTATTGGCCTTTCTGGCTTTATATGCGCCGATGCTACTGTTTAGCCTCGCGGCGGGCTGGTATCTCGCGCATCGTATCACCGCACCGCTCGCCGAATTATCAATCGGCGTGCAGCAATTGGCCGCCGGCAAATGGGAACATCGCGTCGCCATTCGTTCGCAAGATGAAATCGGACAGGTGGGAAGTGC
The sequence above is drawn from the candidate division KSB1 bacterium genome and encodes:
- a CDS encoding c-type cytochrome; translated protein: MGPQLTSALGYLFVIIAAIQVWLMLEVTGRQKPKFNPEKLSLLHRINGYLFVAIYLVMLVIMTRKVIQANVPLDAKSIIHWVLAISLLPLLFVKILIVRFYPKAFNHVLPMGVSILIISITLVTITGGYYFLKSLTGKYISSIDPSAAYLDIDVGRELVIQKCNKCHDLTRVFAMVKTPEGWQETVNRMQERDPTWLAPDQVEQIVYFLSERQNINKTEQVTPVQVETMLLTKCSKCHNLDRAFAQRRTEHEWKILVKRMSVRHRSWINDAEAQLIGDYLAKIYGTKTDGEVTPAAAATTKPAKPAAPPKPIDFTELFKKNGCVFCHGEDGAGVASGTPDWTDPEWQQSRTDEQLIETITNGKDTRMPKFGTTLTADEIKAAVKFVRGFEGKE
- a CDS encoding VanZ family protein, translating into MKPSKTGDQWRDANRAATGMLFLLCAFFILYQTAIPFRVDLTLSGLRHRGERSEWIPFMDNDGGLLSLADAAGNILLFVPFGFFLQHWRMLRRTREAGDNISVRPSLLAGLLYSGAIEILQLALDRRITSVNDLMMNFTGASIGVKLALAKPGLIGATRNKIRRIFDTRRLIVAWFTVLLAQTLIALPPFDFTLKQENFQRQILRWQYSWQNLASLWKTSANGIDLLQDFPHHRALAVTLLATGGCSILLGSFGLLCRRRYKSVSPRLIWIITLATLGFYPVLTLLQFTVQSARPFVLFPIVGIGGVILGMLFMLIVLQLGSKLKRHPQL
- a CDS encoding alkaline phosphatase D family protein; its protein translation is MLLFIQSLFAQKLTHGPFAGGVTPASARFYVRVDTTARVNVELSTSQNFSASLFGSERVAEAANDFAVLIDATNLVADILYFYRAVVNGAPVGEVRQFRTFPPPGARVPFLFTFGSCQQNRPWQNSPGAGRVFTQMANDRPCFFLQIGDWGYPDTTDTMKDSTRFFSLDMSRIQESYRAKYDSTYALQRLLRVAPVDYVYDDHDYMNNNASAFTANDAARAREIPAPPQARLNSIRGYQQLFPGYPLANPNGGIWHKFTYGNADFFMLDTRSQRSPNMNALRRNPATGKFEFIPDNQRHSILAGDSTLFGENQRQWLQRELRASTADWKFVVTSVPFNRSLRRALDLALAAQDSVVFVPGFGQVTGLFIAVELLDKWIGFEKEQQELLRFIFENRIKNVIILSGDTHTAAIDDGANAGVPEIMAGGLDITNSRIVALLELLGVRIWNRGGQTLMSSNFNNAYGRLTVFAADSVRMEIVDEFGSVLARHVVLDGSLPVNVTSPKSEVTKDFTLSSTYPNPLRAAGSKTITQSRYSLPAEAVVTAAVYDFLGRRVRSLQNGKQPAGAHVLLWDGKNDFGATMPNGIYLLSMKIVFQNGRQQTATQKIALIK
- a CDS encoding helix-hairpin-helix domain-containing protein is translated as MIGHDPISGNGQRGPHLAITADLRERASGIPRALSEKGLEVRLKRLEVGDYLLTPKIAIERKTMADFIQSIFDKRLFAQVGALRMNFPCPILLIEKCDTPSREIHPSALRGAMLYVSVLNRIPILHSENSAETIELLLAMAQLVHRDKAQEFSLHAKRRSSSPATTQRYILETIPGIGPNLAKSLLKQFGSLQAVFSAAPKELMEVAGIGRNKAEKIRTLLQRDYRQ
- a CDS encoding BamA/TamA family outer membrane protein; protein product: MKFSIPQKSGVCLLLAVLLMAPSVLSQELVIERIDILGARKTKPHVIHRYLNFREGDRITPGLIDDNFQALLATNFFKQVKFSTAPGSEKEKVIVIIEVQERRLPTLEFAGGYSELDGWYISPIGVRYDNLLGTGHDLGLRLIIGDRAGGANFRFVQPEVLKRRLNFQVDFDVLGRDVIHYFDRREAFQRVSSGSLRFGLGGARGLAKYFSAGYQATTFEPDSTANFVARDSATSSFPLVIAQSLGKKKLSLFWLRLHADTRDNTFFPRHGLWGAFTIEAADESFGGELKFTRAILDGRWYQNLGAGVLALRLKTATTSQTTPFYERFYLGGAYSLRGFAERSLTPVGYGTRLFLGSVEWRIPFGGRNPQKPGLIGAVFFDAGSIGTPATKRRHDKTFTTLGFGFRWKIPVVGLLRFDFAYPTKRPDDFRFHLAVGHPF
- a CDS encoding DUF4390 domain-containing protein, with product MRRFVKIKILFFLLLAAPAMAQTPRIVSLAAKPLDRNLAVVVHLAEVFSPKITGTIRSGMPAVIRFDFRLIEEPDREVQQAARSLHILYDLWNERYRLQFNGRERFVSGFAEMQKICETIADSSLLPLNRLSAQKSYRLRLQVAVIPISTRQSQQLQDWLEASDATEESAPGEDRAAGFRFNISKFLSFFVGKKQRSFGASEWVASPPFRLEQQ
- a CDS encoding HAMP domain-containing histidine kinase, which codes for MKSLRAKFIAIFLLVTLLPLLPLACLAEFFLEKTIGIVLQKPLAEGLSGALELVSEQMNAESRALAARMQSVKNFMQNKKTKYWEGEMQSSTALSDSIRFAIVDASGVTLKSWPQSAAIKFEKSILQNALPADSLVNAGTDSAAVRLALRLRREVQPAEWLIGEKAISEKTRQRFKAIVSAAQMRQYLELNESELRQSLLLAFLALYAPMLLFSLAAGWYLAHRITAPLAELSIGVQQLAAGKWEHRVAIRSQDEIGQVGSAFNSMVENLRRQQEQVIGLEKMAAWREIARVLAHEIKNPLTPMQLMVRQIQDEYKGQDENYRQTLAEGCRIIDEEIEQLRQLVREFSDFARMPELHPTPGQLNELATEVAKLYSQRPVELQLDPALPQFNFDWEAMRRVLINLIENAMQASATAKIVLRTFHSPNRVVIAVEDTGPGIAPENLARIFEPYFSTKKSGIGLGLAIVKRIVEEHGGTISVQSEVGRGSKFVCKFHSDS